Proteins encoded within one genomic window of Bradyrhizobium sp. AZCC 1719:
- a CDS encoding GFA family protein — protein MSNITGGCHCGAVRYEIAGKPIVHALCHCADCRRHAGAPMVGWTMYAEDALKVTKGTPKVYESSEYGRRQFCANCGTGLFYTNANVLPGIVDIQSATYDDPDAVPAMVHIQVAERLRWMERAHELPTFDRYPPPP, from the coding sequence ATGAGCAACATCACCGGCGGCTGTCACTGTGGCGCCGTACGTTATGAGATCGCGGGGAAACCTATCGTTCATGCGCTGTGCCATTGCGCGGATTGCCGCCGTCACGCCGGCGCGCCGATGGTTGGGTGGACGATGTACGCGGAGGACGCGCTCAAGGTGACGAAGGGAACGCCCAAGGTCTACGAATCATCAGAGTATGGCCGGCGACAGTTTTGCGCGAACTGTGGCACCGGTCTCTTCTACACCAATGCCAATGTGCTGCCCGGGATCGTCGATATCCAGAGCGCGACCTACGATGATCCCGACGCCGTGCCGGCCATGGTGCATATCCAGGTCGCAGAGCGCCTTCGCTGGATGGAGCGCGCGCACGAACTGCCCACCTTCGACCGCTATCCACCGCCTCCATAG
- a CDS encoding DUF2147 domain-containing protein encodes MLHCPRTIARTIVYSGIILATGLNAALAADPTGDWKVADGVANIRVAQCNGNMWGVVAWEKTPGGKDKNNPDASKQSRPTLGMPILIDMKKKPGVDAWEGEVYNAKDGQNYSSTIKPAGTDQLEIQGCVLGFLCGGETWTRVGPPIPPSPTNSMAKGAPKGASGAPPKAAAPAAPPAPPKTTGAVNPAPAPKAAPGQKQAAAQSGDIGDICLLPDIARFTH; translated from the coding sequence ATGTTGCACTGCCCAAGAACTATCGCGCGCACAATAGTTTATTCGGGAATCATTTTAGCCACAGGTCTTAATGCGGCGCTGGCCGCCGATCCCACCGGTGACTGGAAAGTGGCCGATGGTGTCGCCAACATTCGCGTCGCCCAATGCAACGGCAACATGTGGGGCGTCGTTGCCTGGGAAAAGACGCCGGGCGGCAAGGACAAGAACAATCCGGATGCCTCAAAGCAGAGCCGGCCGACTTTGGGCATGCCGATCCTGATCGACATGAAGAAGAAGCCCGGCGTCGATGCGTGGGAGGGTGAGGTCTATAACGCCAAGGACGGACAGAACTACAGCTCGACCATCAAGCCGGCCGGGACCGACCAGCTCGAGATTCAAGGCTGCGTTCTCGGCTTCCTCTGCGGCGGCGAGACCTGGACCCGTGTCGGTCCGCCGATCCCCCCAAGCCCCACCAACAGCATGGCCAAGGGCGCACCGAAGGGCGCATCCGGCGCACCGCCCAAAGCCGCGGCGCCAGCCGCCCCGCCCGCGCCGCCGAAAACCACGGGTGCGGTAAATCCTGCGCCCGCGCCGAAGGCCGCGCCCGGTCAGAAGCAGGCCGCCGCGCAGTCCGGCGACATTGGCGACATCTGCCTATTGCCCGACATCGCGCGGTTTACCCATTAG
- the hpnH gene encoding adenosyl-hopene transferase HpnH, which yields MAIPFFKEMRIGAYLMKQKLLGRKRYPLVLMLEPLFRCNLACVGCGKIDYPDAILNRRMSAQECWDAADECGAPMVAIPGGEPLIHKEIGEIVRGLVARKKFVSLCTNALLLEKKLDLFEPSPYLFFSVHLDGLKDHHDKAVSQKGVFDRAVSAIKAAKARGFTVNVNATIFDGHAAEDIAKFLDFTTELGVGVSMSPGYAYERAPDQEHFLNRTKTKKLFRDVFALGKGKKWNFMHSGLFLDFLAGNQSYECTPWGMPARNIFGWQKPCYLLGEGYTKTFKELMETTDWDSYGTGRYEKCADCMAHCGYEPTAADAALTNPFKAMWVALRGVRTSGPMAPEIDLSNQRPAQYIFSEQVQKKLSEIRRDEAATAAAKQQAKASTAA from the coding sequence ATGGCAATACCGTTCTTCAAGGAAATGCGTATCGGCGCCTATCTGATGAAGCAGAAGCTGCTTGGCCGAAAGCGCTATCCGCTCGTGCTGATGCTGGAGCCGTTGTTCCGCTGCAACCTCGCCTGCGTCGGCTGCGGCAAGATCGACTATCCCGATGCGATCCTCAACCGCCGCATGAGCGCGCAGGAATGCTGGGACGCAGCCGACGAATGCGGCGCGCCGATGGTGGCAATCCCCGGCGGCGAGCCGCTGATCCACAAGGAGATCGGCGAGATCGTGCGCGGCCTCGTGGCGCGCAAGAAGTTCGTCTCGCTCTGCACCAATGCGCTGCTTCTGGAAAAGAAGCTCGATCTGTTCGAGCCCTCGCCGTATTTGTTCTTCTCGGTGCATCTCGACGGCCTCAAGGACCACCACGACAAGGCGGTGTCGCAGAAGGGCGTGTTCGATCGCGCGGTTTCCGCCATCAAGGCCGCGAAGGCGCGCGGCTTCACCGTTAACGTCAACGCGACCATCTTCGACGGCCATGCCGCCGAGGACATCGCGAAGTTCCTGGACTTCACCACCGAACTCGGTGTCGGCGTCTCGATGTCGCCGGGCTACGCCTATGAGCGCGCCCCGGACCAGGAGCACTTCCTCAACCGCACCAAGACCAAAAAACTGTTCCGCGACGTCTTTGCGCTCGGCAAGGGCAAGAAGTGGAATTTCATGCATTCCGGCCTGTTCCTCGACTTCCTGGCCGGCAACCAGTCCTACGAATGCACGCCCTGGGGCATGCCGGCGCGCAACATCTTCGGCTGGCAGAAACCCTGCTACCTGCTCGGCGAGGGCTACACCAAGACCTTCAAGGAGCTGATGGAGACCACGGACTGGGATTCCTACGGCACCGGCCGTTACGAGAAGTGCGCCGACTGCATGGCGCATTGCGGCTACGAGCCGACCGCCGCCGACGCCGCGCTGACCAATCCGTTCAAGGCGATGTGGGTCGCGCTGCGGGGCGTTCGCACCTCGGGTCCGATGGCGCCCGAGATCGACCTCTCCAACCAGCGCCCGGCGCAATACATCTTCTCCGAACAGGTCCAGAAGAAG
- the ispH gene encoding 4-hydroxy-3-methylbut-2-enyl diphosphate reductase has translation MEVYLAQPRGFCAGVVRAIEIVERALEKYGPPVYVRHEIVHNKYVVESLKAKGAIFVEDLSEVPPLAVTVFSAHGVARSVEEEAAARGLPVLNATCPLVTKVHNQGKRYMSKGRTLVLIGHAGHPEVEGTMGQVPGPVLLVQNVDDVAALPLPTDAPVAYITQTTLSVDDTKDIIAALQAKFTDIQGPDIRDICYATQNRQSAVRDLSKLVDVILVVGAANSSNSNRLREIGTEVGVASYLIADGSELNPDWLKDAKAVGITAGASAPEVLVDDVIEALRRIGPVTVSVLPGREENIEFRLPAELTAG, from the coding sequence ATGGAAGTGTATCTAGCGCAGCCCCGCGGATTTTGTGCGGGCGTCGTGCGTGCCATCGAAATCGTTGAGCGTGCGCTCGAGAAATACGGCCCGCCGGTCTATGTCCGGCACGAGATCGTGCACAACAAGTACGTGGTCGAAAGCCTGAAGGCCAAGGGCGCGATCTTCGTCGAGGACCTGTCGGAGGTTCCGCCACTCGCGGTAACCGTGTTCAGCGCCCATGGCGTGGCCCGCAGCGTCGAGGAAGAGGCCGCCGCCCGTGGCCTGCCGGTCCTCAATGCCACCTGCCCGCTGGTCACCAAGGTCCATAATCAGGGTAAACGGTATATGTCCAAGGGCCGGACCCTGGTCCTGATCGGCCATGCCGGCCATCCTGAGGTCGAGGGCACCATGGGCCAGGTTCCGGGCCCGGTTCTCCTGGTCCAGAACGTCGACGACGTGGCGGCCCTGCCGCTGCCGACCGACGCCCCGGTGGCCTATATCACCCAGACCACCCTCAGCGTGGACGACACAAAGGACATAATCGCCGCCCTTCAGGCCAAATTTACAGATATTCAAGGCCCCGACATCCGGGATATCTGCTATGCGACACAGAACCGCCAATCTGCGGTAAGGGACCTAAGTAAGCTGGTGGACGTCATCTTGGTGGTGGGGGCCGCCAATAGTTCCAACTCAAACAGGCTTCGCGAAATCGGCACCGAGGTCGGCGTCGCGAGTTATCTCATTGCCGACGGGAGCGAGCTGAACCCTGATTGGCTGAAGGATGCAAAGGCTGTCGGCATCACGGCGGGCGCATCGGCGCCCGAAGTTTTGGTTGACGACGTGATCGAGGCTTTGAGGCGTATCGGACCCGTCACGGTCTCGGTGCTGCCCGGCCGGGAGGAAAACATCGAGTTCCGGCTTCCGGCCGAACTGACTGCGGGTTGA
- a CDS encoding Bug family tripartite tricarboxylate transporter substrate binding protein, with protein MKFQRRQFLQLVAGAAALPVTSSIASAQAYPSRPVRVVIGYTPGGSADLTSRLMGQWLSEKLGQSFVIENRPGGGTNIATEQVLRATPDGYTLLLVAPANAINATLYDKLPFDFMKEMEPIAGIIRFPNVVVVHPSLPIKSIPELIAYAKANPGKLNMASSGNGSTIHMSGELFKMLTGINMQHVPYRGGAPALTDMLSGQMHVMFDNLPTCAEHVKSGKLRGLAVTSTTRSDVLPDLPLVADYLPGYEASAWYGLAAPKGTPPEIVDRLNKAVNEILADPKAKARFAEIGAILLPGSPADFGKLVADETEKWSKVVKFAGAKVD; from the coding sequence ATGAAATTTCAGCGTCGCCAGTTCTTGCAGCTCGTCGCCGGTGCGGCCGCGCTCCCCGTTACGTCAAGCATCGCGAGCGCGCAGGCCTATCCATCGCGCCCGGTACGCGTCGTGATTGGCTATACGCCGGGCGGCTCGGCGGACCTCACGTCGCGCCTGATGGGGCAATGGCTGTCGGAAAAGCTCGGGCAATCCTTCGTGATCGAGAACCGGCCGGGCGGCGGCACCAATATCGCCACCGAGCAGGTGCTGCGCGCCACGCCAGACGGCTACACGCTGCTTCTGGTGGCGCCGGCCAACGCCATCAACGCCACGCTCTACGACAAGCTGCCCTTCGATTTCATGAAGGAGATGGAGCCGATCGCCGGCATCATTCGCTTTCCCAACGTCGTGGTGGTGCATCCGTCACTACCAATCAAGTCGATCCCCGAACTGATCGCCTATGCCAAGGCCAACCCGGGCAAGCTCAACATGGCATCGTCAGGCAACGGGTCGACGATCCACATGTCGGGCGAACTGTTCAAGATGCTGACTGGGATCAACATGCAGCATGTGCCGTACCGCGGCGGCGCGCCGGCGCTCACCGACATGCTCTCCGGCCAGATGCACGTCATGTTCGACAACCTTCCGACCTGCGCCGAGCACGTCAAATCCGGCAAGCTGCGCGGGCTTGCAGTCACCAGCACGACACGTTCGGACGTGCTGCCGGATCTGCCGTTGGTCGCGGATTACCTGCCGGGCTACGAGGCGAGCGCCTGGTATGGCCTCGCAGCGCCAAAGGGCACGCCGCCAGAAATCGTCGACAGGCTCAACAAGGCGGTCAATGAAATCCTCGCTGATCCCAAGGCAAAGGCCCGCTTTGCCGAGATCGGCGCCATCCTGCTGCCGGGCTCGCCCGCCGATTTCGGCAAGCTGGTGGCGGACGAAACCGAGAAGTGGAGCAAGGTCGTCAAGTTCGCCGGCGCGAAGGTAGATTAG
- a CDS encoding MMPL family transporter: MLTSVVVAVVRTCTRFATLVVIISLLLAVGGAYYAARHFAINTDINTLISPDLDWRKRDNQFEQAFDREKLILAVVEAPTPELASAASKALATKLSGDTKHFESVQPLGSGEFFEKNGLLFLPVEEVGKVAGQLEAAAPLIEIMAGDPSIRGLTGALETGLAGVKRGQVKLDNTERPFNLISQTVEDILSKGTATFSWRELVSDKPLTDADRRAFIEFKPKLDYNALEPGKDATDAIRQAANDLNFAGQYSARVRLTGPVPIANEEYSTVQDGAIVNGVATVLIVLVILWMALHSAKIIFAVFVNLFIGLALTTAVGLMMVGSLNLLSIAFAVLFVGLGVDFGIQFSVRYRSERFKNEDLAVALESAARRSSVPLSLAAMATAAGFLCFLPTDYKGISELGKIAGAGMLIAFISSITVLPALLKLLHPPGESEPVGYAFLAPVDEFLERHRVIIVAGTLLLVVAGLPLLYFMKFDFNPINLRNPKAESIATFLDLRKDPNTGANAINVLTNSEAEAKKIEARLEKLPEVLRVMSIDSFVPEDQPAKLQLIAKAAKVVGPALNPDSVDAAPTDEENVEALKSSVDSLRRAAGDGKGPGAVASRRLADALSKLAESDQATRDKAQNIFVAPLKIVFDQLRNTMQAGPVTLKTLPPELLNSWKSKDGLIRVEALPKGDPNDNDNLRRFADAVLAAEPNAIGGPVSILKSGDTIVKAFIHAGIWALVVISLLLWLTLRRVTDVLMTMVPLLVAGAVTLELCVLIELPLNFANIVALPLLLGVGVAFKIYYVVAWREGRNNLLQSSLTRAIFFSALTTATAFGSLWLSSHPGTASMGKLLALSFVITLAAVLLFQPALMGKPRDVGQ; encoded by the coding sequence GTGCTGACCAGTGTTGTTGTCGCCGTTGTCAGAACCTGTACGCGGTTTGCCACTCTCGTCGTCATCATCTCCCTGCTTCTGGCGGTCGGGGGGGCCTACTATGCCGCCCGGCATTTCGCCATCAACACCGACATCAATACGCTGATTTCGCCCGACCTGGACTGGCGCAAACGCGACAACCAGTTCGAGCAGGCCTTCGACCGTGAAAAGCTGATTCTGGCTGTCGTCGAGGCGCCGACCCCGGAACTCGCCAGTGCGGCTTCCAAGGCGCTGGCCACGAAGCTGTCCGGCGACACCAAACATTTCGAATCGGTGCAGCCGCTCGGCTCCGGCGAATTCTTCGAGAAGAACGGGCTGTTGTTCCTGCCGGTGGAAGAAGTCGGCAAGGTCGCCGGCCAGCTCGAAGCCGCAGCCCCCCTGATCGAGATCATGGCCGGCGATCCCTCGATCCGCGGCCTGACCGGCGCGCTGGAAACCGGGCTTGCCGGCGTCAAGCGCGGGCAGGTCAAGCTCGACAATACCGAGCGCCCCTTCAACCTGATCAGCCAGACGGTCGAGGACATCCTGAGCAAGGGGACGGCGACGTTCTCCTGGCGCGAACTCGTCAGCGACAAGCCTTTGACCGATGCCGATCGCCGCGCCTTCATCGAATTCAAGCCGAAGCTGGATTACAATGCGCTCGAACCCGGCAAGGACGCGACCGACGCGATCCGACAGGCCGCGAACGACCTCAATTTCGCGGGCCAGTACAGCGCTCGCGTCCGGCTGACCGGGCCGGTTCCGATCGCCAACGAGGAATATTCGACCGTGCAGGACGGCGCGATCGTCAACGGCGTCGCAACGGTGCTTATTGTCCTCGTCATTCTCTGGATGGCGCTGCACTCTGCGAAGATCATTTTCGCGGTGTTCGTGAACCTGTTCATCGGCCTGGCGCTGACGACCGCAGTCGGCCTGATGATGGTGGGATCGCTGAACCTGCTGTCGATCGCCTTTGCCGTGCTGTTCGTCGGCCTCGGCGTCGATTTCGGCATTCAATTCAGCGTCCGCTACCGTTCCGAGCGCTTCAAGAACGAAGATCTGGCCGTGGCGCTGGAGAGCGCGGCCCGACGTTCGTCGGTGCCGCTGTCGCTTGCCGCGATGGCGACCGCCGCCGGCTTTCTTTGTTTCCTGCCGACCGACTACAAGGGCATTTCCGAACTCGGCAAGATTGCCGGCGCCGGTATGCTGATCGCGTTCATCTCGAGCATCACGGTGCTGCCAGCCCTGCTGAAGCTGCTTCACCCGCCTGGAGAAAGCGAGCCTGTCGGTTACGCGTTTCTGGCGCCGGTCGACGAGTTCCTCGAACGGCACCGCGTCATCATTGTCGCCGGAACGCTGCTGCTCGTGGTGGCGGGCCTGCCGCTGCTCTACTTCATGAAGTTCGACTTCAACCCGATCAACCTGCGCAATCCGAAGGCCGAATCGATCGCGACCTTCCTCGACCTGCGCAAGGATCCCAACACCGGCGCCAACGCCATCAACGTGCTGACCAATTCCGAAGCCGAAGCCAAGAAGATCGAGGCGCGGCTGGAGAAGTTGCCGGAAGTTCTTCGCGTGATGTCGATCGACAGCTTCGTGCCCGAAGACCAGCCAGCCAAGCTCCAGTTGATCGCAAAGGCAGCGAAGGTCGTCGGCCCCGCGCTCAATCCCGACTCGGTCGACGCGGCGCCCACCGATGAGGAGAATGTGGAGGCGCTGAAGAGTTCGGTCGACAGCTTGCGCAGGGCCGCGGGCGACGGCAAGGGGCCGGGCGCGGTTGCCTCGCGAAGGCTGGCGGATGCGTTGTCGAAGCTTGCCGAAAGCGACCAGGCGACGCGCGACAAGGCCCAGAACATCTTCGTCGCCCCGCTCAAGATCGTGTTCGACCAGCTCAGGAACACCATGCAAGCCGGGCCGGTGACGCTGAAGACGCTGCCGCCGGAACTGTTGAATAGCTGGAAGTCCAAGGACGGGCTGATCCGCGTCGAGGCGCTGCCGAAAGGCGATCCCAACGACAACGACAATTTGCGCCGCTTTGCCGATGCAGTGCTGGCCGCCGAGCCAAACGCGATCGGCGGACCGGTGTCGATCCTCAAATCCGGCGACACCATCGTGAAGGCGTTCATTCACGCCGGGATCTGGGCGCTGGTGGTGATCAGCCTGTTGCTCTGGCTGACGCTGCGGCGCGTCACCGACGTGCTGATGACGATGGTGCCGCTATTGGTGGCCGGCGCGGTGACGCTGGAGCTTTGCGTGCTGATCGAGCTGCCACTCAACTTCGCCAACATCGTAGCATTGCCGCTGCTGCTCGGCGTCGGCGTCGCCTTCAAGATCTATTACGTCGTGGCCTGGCGCGAGGGCAGAAATAACCTGCTGCAGTCGAGCCTGACACGCGCGATCTTTTTCTCTGCGCTGACGACAGCGACAGCGTTCGGAAGCTTGTGGCTATCCAGTCATCCCGGCACCGCCAGCATGGGTAAGTTGCTGGCGCTGTCGTTTGTCATCACGCTTGCTGCGGTGTTGCTGTTCCAGCCGGCGCTAATGGGTAAACCGCGCGATGTCGGGCAATAG
- the hpnO gene encoding aminobacteriohopanetriol synthase HpnO, with product MPDSYLDVSGLFVERQAQRSSMHARHLNEQLVRVLKTIGYDVGFQKGQGQYLFDRDGARYLDLLSGFGVFAIGRNHPALRQALKSVLDSDFPNLVQLDVSTLAGVLAERLLEHVPYLDKVFFSNSGAETVEAAIKFARGATGRPGIVSCSHSFHGLSYGALSLMDDANFRSGFEPLLPGCTQIPFNDLAALEQALSSRQVAAFIVEPIQGKGVNMPSDEFLPGAAALCKKYGTIFIADEIQTGIGRTGKFLAVEHWNVEPDMVLLAKALSGGHVPVGALLTRKSIFDKIFNQMDRAVVHGSTFSKNDMAMAAGIATLDVIKQEKLVEQAAKRGAELRLALTRMVPGYELLKEVRGKGLMIGIEFGPPKSLKLKASWNLLETANKGLFCQLITVPLFKDHKILTQVSGHGSHTIKLLPPLVITEEDCTWIEKSFDDVIAASHKVPGAIWSLGKTLVDNAVRKSA from the coding sequence ATGCCAGATTCATATCTAGACGTTTCCGGGCTGTTTGTAGAGCGGCAGGCGCAGCGCAGTTCCATGCATGCGCGCCATCTGAACGAGCAGCTCGTCCGGGTGCTGAAGACCATCGGCTACGATGTGGGCTTTCAGAAGGGTCAAGGTCAGTACCTGTTCGATCGTGATGGGGCCCGCTATCTCGATCTACTCAGCGGATTTGGCGTTTTTGCGATTGGCCGCAATCATCCGGCATTGCGTCAGGCGCTGAAAAGCGTGCTCGACAGCGATTTTCCCAATCTGGTGCAACTCGACGTCTCGACGCTCGCGGGCGTGCTGGCGGAACGCCTGCTCGAACATGTTCCATATCTGGACAAGGTGTTCTTTTCCAATTCCGGCGCCGAGACCGTCGAGGCCGCAATCAAGTTCGCGCGCGGTGCGACCGGCCGTCCCGGCATCGTCTCCTGCTCGCATTCCTTCCACGGCCTGTCCTACGGCGCGCTGTCGCTGATGGACGATGCGAACTTCAGAAGCGGCTTCGAGCCGCTGCTGCCGGGATGCACGCAGATACCTTTCAACGATCTCGCCGCGCTCGAGCAGGCTTTGTCCTCGCGCCAGGTCGCAGCCTTCATTGTCGAGCCGATCCAGGGCAAGGGCGTCAACATGCCCTCGGATGAATTTTTGCCGGGCGCTGCCGCGCTGTGCAAAAAATACGGCACGATCTTCATTGCCGACGAAATCCAGACCGGTATCGGCCGCACCGGAAAATTCCTCGCGGTCGAGCACTGGAATGTCGAGCCCGACATGGTGCTCTTGGCAAAGGCGCTGTCGGGCGGTCACGTGCCAGTCGGCGCGCTGCTGACCCGCAAGTCCATCTTCGACAAGATCTTCAACCAGATGGATCGCGCGGTCGTGCACGGCTCGACTTTTTCGAAGAACGATATGGCGATGGCCGCCGGCATCGCCACTCTCGATGTGATCAAGCAGGAGAAACTTGTCGAGCAGGCCGCCAAGCGCGGCGCCGAGCTTCGCCTTGCGCTGACCCGCATGGTGCCGGGCTATGAACTGCTGAAGGAAGTGCGCGGCAAGGGATTGATGATCGGCATCGAGTTCGGTCCGCCGAAATCGCTGAAGCTGAAGGCTTCCTGGAATCTGCTGGAAACCGCAAATAAAGGCCTGTTCTGCCAGCTCATTACTGTACCGCTATTCAAGGATCACAAGATCCTGACGCAGGTCTCCGGCCACGGCAGCCACACCATCAAGCTGCTGCCGCCGCTGGTGATCACGGAAGAAGATTGCACCTGGATCGAAAAATCGTTCGACGACGTCATTGCCGCGAGCCACAAGGTGCCCGGCGCGATCTGGTCGCTCGGCAAGACGCTGGTCGACAACGCGGTCAGGAAGTCGGCGTAA